One window of the Anomalospiza imberbis isolate Cuckoo-Finch-1a 21T00152 chromosome 12, ASM3175350v1, whole genome shotgun sequence genome contains the following:
- the IRX6 gene encoding iroquois-class homeodomain protein IRX-6 has product MSFSQFGYPYSTTSQFFVPASPSTTCCEAAPRSGPDASSAPAAASLCCAPYESRLLAPGRAELNAALGMYSAPYAAGQGYGNYLPYGAEPAALYTALNPQYEIKDGAGTLHSGIAQPATYYSYDHSLGQYQYDSRYGTVDFGGSARRKNATRETTSTLKTWLYEHRKNPYPTKGEKIMLAIITKMTLTQVSTWFANARRRLKKENKMTWSPKNKAGEERKEETPREEDEYSAEGEGREQKSYKEDKDLRFSDLEEEEEEEEEEEAGKPEKGRTSSLQEAPSLGAALPEAPRSDCSLPGPFHAFPCAKAPAADFAPASLAGPPPPYAPAEKPRIWSLARTAGASAARRGSPEGRGAEGGGGAAGEQPLPAKAFRSSAFNLQPLPRSCASHRGLGEPCQFAAAGEGFGRGAKGGPGGTDLGGTCLERLRTAFRPVLRR; this is encoded by the exons ATGTCCTTCTCTCAGTTCGGATACCCCTACAGCACCACTTCACAG TTCTTCGTGCCCGCCAGCCCCAGCACGACCTGCTGCGAGGCCGCCCCCCGCTCCGGGCCGGATGCCTCCTCGGCGCCGGCCGCCGCCTCCCTCTGCTGCGCCCCGTACGAGAGCCGGCTGCTGGCGCCCGGCCGCGCCGAGCTCAATGCCGCGCTGGGCATGTACAGCGCCCCGTACGCCGCCGGCCAGGGCTACGGCAACTACCTGCCCTACGGCGCCGAGCCCGCCGCGCTCTACACCGCGCTG AACCCCCAGTATGAAATCAAAGACGGCGCCGGCACGTTGCACTCGGGAATCGCGCAGCCCGCTACCTACTACTCCTACGATCATTCCTTGGGGCAGTACCAGTACGACAG CAGGTACGGGACGGTGGATTTCGGTGGTTCAGCCAGACGCAAAAATGCAACGCGAGAGACGACGAGTACTCTCAAGACCTGGCTGTACGAGCACCGCAAAAACCCCTACCCCaccaaaggagagaaaatcatgcTGGCTATCATCACTAAAATGACCCTGACGCAAGTGTCCACTTGGTTTGCTAACGCCAGACGGAGgcttaagaaagaaaacaaaatgaccTGGTCTCCCAAGAACAAAGCAGgggaagagaggaaagaagaaaccCCGAGGGAAGAGGATGAATACAGTGCGGAGGGTGAAGGCAGAG AGCAGAAGAGCTACAAGGAGGACAAGGACCTGCGGTTCAGCgacctggaggaggaggaagaggaggaggaggaggaggaggcggggAAGCCGGAGAAGGGCCGGaccagctccctgcaggaagCCCCCAGCTTGGGCGCGGCACTGCCCGAGGCTCCGCGGAGCGACTGCAGCCTGCCCGGCCCCTTCCACGCCTTTCCTTGTGCCAAGGCCCCCGCCGCGGACTTCGCCCCCGCCTCCTTGGCCGGCCCGCCGCCGCCCTACGCGCCCGCGGAGAAGCCGCGCATCTGGTCGCTGGCGCGCACCGCCGGGGCCAGCGCGGCGCGCAGGGGGAGCCCCGAGGGCCGCGGCGCGGAgggaggcggcggcgcggcgggggagCAACCCCTGCCCGCCAAGGCCTTCCGGAGCTCCGCTTTCAacctgcagccgctcccgcgAAGCTGCGCGTCCCACCGCGGCCTGGGGGAGCCGTGCCAGTTCGCGGCGGCGGGCGAAG GCTTCGGGCGGGGCGCTAAGGGCGGCCCGGGAGGCACCGATCTGGGTGGGACCTGCCTGGAAAGGCTGCGGACGGCGTTCCGGCCCGTGCTGCGAAGGTGA